A genomic window from Bdellovibrio sp. SKB1291214 includes:
- a CDS encoding methyl-accepting chemotaxis protein: MSTARILDASNSQLDELGQLKEEVKALHRVQAVIEFNLDGSILTANENFLKTVGYSLDEVQGKHHSMFCDPEYARGIEYRNLWQTLAKGEYVEGEFKRFSKDGKELWIHGSYNPVFNVEGKAYKVIKFAVDITVHKIRHADYESRLNAIDRVQAVIQFNLDGTILKANENFLKTIGYSLSEIEGKHHSMFCDAAFTTSPEYKEFWAKLSKGEFFAGDFRRVGKGGKEIWINASYNPIFDASGKVYKVVKFATDITAARMKSAEDEGKIAAISKAQAVIEFNLDGTILTANENFLKTLGYSLSEIQGKHHRMFCDSDYTRTTEYDQFWSKLNRGEFDSGRYMRKGAGGRTVWIQATYNPIMDASGKPYKVVKFASDITEQYMLEQSIKVKAEEDQKKVDQLLTVVSRAAAGDLTTEISVEGTDALGQLAEGISAMMRDLRGVISKVVNSANTFGTSSKSIADQSNSVAGGAHSLGATVEEMNASIEEFTASINSIADNTKKANELAKVTHTEAETGSQSIKKSIEAMELINKSSEDISEIIKVISEIASQTNLLAFNAAIEAARAGEHGLGFSVVADEVRKLAERSSQATKEISKLINESVKRVEQGSTISKQAGEAFNKILSGIEKTTQSIAEVNVAAEEQSEASKGISTAIQYIANEAMKSAQSSENIATETKSLVNNAEDLNKTVARFVV, encoded by the coding sequence ATGTCCACCGCCCGTATTCTTGATGCTTCAAATTCGCAACTTGATGAATTGGGTCAACTCAAAGAAGAGGTTAAAGCTCTTCACCGAGTGCAAGCTGTGATTGAATTCAATCTGGATGGCTCCATCCTGACGGCAAATGAAAATTTTCTGAAAACAGTTGGTTACTCTTTGGATGAAGTTCAAGGTAAGCATCATTCGATGTTCTGTGATCCTGAATATGCGCGCGGAATTGAGTACAGAAATTTGTGGCAGACGCTTGCTAAAGGCGAATATGTTGAAGGAGAGTTTAAACGCTTTTCGAAAGATGGTAAGGAACTGTGGATTCATGGTTCCTACAATCCAGTTTTCAATGTCGAAGGAAAAGCCTATAAGGTTATTAAATTTGCAGTGGATATCACAGTTCATAAAATTCGCCACGCAGATTACGAAAGTCGTTTGAATGCAATTGATCGCGTTCAGGCCGTGATCCAATTTAATCTTGATGGAACGATCTTAAAGGCGAATGAAAACTTCCTTAAAACGATCGGTTACTCTTTAAGTGAAATCGAAGGTAAGCATCACAGCATGTTCTGCGATGCCGCGTTCACGACATCTCCTGAGTATAAAGAATTCTGGGCAAAGCTTTCTAAAGGCGAATTTTTCGCGGGTGATTTTAGACGTGTTGGTAAAGGTGGCAAAGAGATTTGGATCAACGCCTCCTACAACCCGATCTTTGATGCTAGTGGCAAGGTTTATAAAGTCGTGAAGTTTGCAACGGATATTACCGCAGCTCGCATGAAAAGTGCCGAGGACGAAGGTAAGATTGCAGCCATCAGCAAGGCTCAGGCTGTTATCGAATTCAATTTAGATGGTACAATCCTAACGGCAAATGAAAACTTCCTTAAAACTTTGGGTTACAGCTTGTCTGAGATCCAAGGTAAACATCACCGTATGTTCTGCGATAGTGATTACACTCGCACAACAGAGTACGACCAGTTCTGGTCAAAATTGAACCGTGGCGAATTCGATTCGGGTCGCTATATGCGCAAAGGTGCTGGTGGTCGTACAGTGTGGATTCAAGCGACTTATAATCCGATTATGGATGCCAGTGGCAAACCCTACAAAGTGGTTAAGTTTGCATCCGATATCACAGAGCAGTACATGCTAGAACAATCTATCAAGGTCAAAGCCGAAGAAGACCAAAAGAAAGTCGATCAGCTTTTGACCGTGGTTAGCCGCGCCGCTGCTGGTGATTTGACAACTGAAATTTCTGTTGAGGGAACGGATGCTTTAGGGCAGTTGGCTGAAGGCATCTCTGCGATGATGCGCGACCTGCGTGGTGTGATCAGCAAAGTCGTAAATTCTGCAAATACATTTGGAACTTCATCGAAATCGATTGCCGATCAATCTAATAGCGTTGCCGGCGGTGCCCACAGCTTGGGTGCAACTGTTGAGGAAATGAATGCTTCTATCGAAGAATTCACAGCATCTATCAACTCGATCGCTGATAATACGAAAAAAGCCAACGAGCTTGCAAAAGTCACTCACACGGAAGCAGAAACGGGCAGTCAGTCGATCAAAAAGTCCATCGAAGCTATGGAGTTGATCAATAAGTCGTCTGAAGATATCAGCGAGATCATTAAAGTGATCAGCGAAATCGCAAGTCAAACGAACTTACTGGCGTTCAATGCCGCAATCGAAGCAGCACGTGCTGGTGAGCACGGTCTTGGATTCTCGGTTGTTGCCGATGAAGTTCGTAAGCTTGCAGAACGATCATCTCAAGCGACGAAGGAAATTTCTAAACTTATTAATGAATCTGTCAAACGTGTAGAGCAGGGCAGTACGATTTCTAAACAAGCCGGCGAGGCCTTTAATAAGATCCTTTCTGGTATCGAGAAAACGACTCAATCAATTGCTGAAGTGAATGTGGCTGCTGAAGAACAATCTGAAGCCTCCAAAGGTATCAGCACTGCGATTCAATACATTGCTAATGAAGCGATGAAATCGGCTCAGTCCTCAGAAAACATTGCCACAGAGACTAAATCTCTGGTGAATAATGCTGAAGACTTGAATAAAACGGTTGCGAGATTCGTGGTTTAA
- a CDS encoding CheR family methyltransferase yields MSMEPDRKLDGASLQRLIALVKKHTGITMEERKRELLSSRIRPRMKELNLSTPDMDYLDTHKHEIQKFVNVITTNETIFFRTPIIWEYFSQEFLKSWQKKNTDQTLRIWSSASSTGEESASIGMMCEEFKRACPTFKYRIYASDIDTDVLEGARKGMYKERSINDIRARMPELYTRYFKNHNTAEPQLCDAILSNMEFFVHNLHSRGAHLTFFDIVFCRNVLIYFNDQDQELVLRNMYASLKPDGVLIIGESESLARLKTSFEYTKPLIYKRAA; encoded by the coding sequence ATGTCGATGGAGCCGGATCGTAAACTGGATGGGGCGTCTTTACAGCGCCTTATCGCATTGGTGAAAAAGCACACGGGCATTACGATGGAGGAGCGCAAACGAGAGCTTCTATCCTCGCGTATTCGTCCACGTATGAAAGAATTAAATCTTTCAACTCCGGATATGGACTATTTGGATACTCATAAACATGAGATTCAAAAGTTCGTGAACGTCATTACGACGAATGAAACTATTTTCTTTCGTACTCCCATCATTTGGGAGTATTTTAGCCAGGAATTTTTAAAGTCGTGGCAGAAAAAAAATACTGACCAAACATTGCGAATTTGGTCTTCGGCCTCTTCAACGGGCGAGGAATCTGCAAGTATCGGCATGATGTGTGAGGAATTCAAACGTGCTTGTCCGACATTTAAGTATCGTATTTACGCTTCTGACATCGATACGGATGTTTTAGAAGGTGCGCGCAAGGGCATGTATAAAGAGCGCAGTATTAATGATATCCGCGCGCGAATGCCAGAACTCTATACTCGTTACTTTAAAAATCACAACACAGCTGAACCCCAATTATGTGATGCGATTTTAAGTAATATGGAATTTTTTGTACATAATCTCCACTCTCGTGGGGCGCATTTAACATTCTTTGATATCGTGTTTTGTCGTAATGTTCTGATTTATTTTAATGACCAAGATCAGGAGCTTGTACTGCGTAATATGTACGCAAGTTTGAAACCCGATGGGGTTCTGATCATCGGTGAATCTGAATCATTGGCCCGATTAAAAACGTCTTTTGAATACACCAAGCCCCTGATTTACAAGAGAGCTGCTTAA
- a CDS encoding chemotaxis protein CheW, which translates to MSAASGKKVLNKLQMFASFKLGDSEIAISVSTLQEVVNVPDKISSIPLAPNYLMGIFNLRGMVIPVVDVGILLNIPRSGAAAGKIAVVITEGVRIGLYFDATSEILNVPHDFVCQFNDNPEGVKSVIKSVLKLDNGNRLVEVIEPASLLKIENLSSLLTSSQDTQEEAKKKKFTRRQCITFHSGAREFGLNLSAIREIIRVPEIKRSSLQVSNCLGVVSLRGVVIPVLDFKKFLQVGEDQVTDPEDRRIIIMKVQEFYVGFLVDSVDSIRTYFEEDLLPIPMFKQEKANMMRGMLSTSATNNVLLLAEDQLLTEDEVNEFTRGHSALYAKGEKTLEKDSGGERHPYISFKLEYMLSTRLSSVHEIANITEDMVKPPGYPDFVVGVQHMRGEVVTLVDLRMYYGMKVTGDYSNSRILIVKGAQGKIGLLVDSVESIDTVDESKKIQIPSLFARDAITALRGDIGQIIEMPDLTGKKKIFMVLDMPEVLKKLLNPNGTAA; encoded by the coding sequence ATGAGTGCTGCGAGTGGAAAGAAAGTTTTAAATAAGTTACAGATGTTTGCTTCCTTTAAATTAGGGGATTCTGAAATTGCAATTTCAGTTTCGACTCTTCAGGAAGTGGTCAATGTACCGGATAAAATCAGTTCTATTCCATTGGCACCCAATTATCTTATGGGTATTTTCAATTTGCGGGGTATGGTGATCCCTGTTGTTGATGTAGGAATTCTGCTAAACATCCCCCGCAGTGGCGCAGCGGCGGGCAAGATTGCAGTCGTGATCACAGAGGGTGTGCGCATAGGACTTTATTTTGATGCAACCTCAGAAATCTTAAACGTACCTCATGATTTCGTTTGTCAGTTTAATGACAATCCCGAAGGTGTGAAGTCGGTTATCAAATCCGTGCTAAAACTGGATAATGGCAATCGTTTGGTCGAGGTGATTGAGCCGGCGTCTTTGCTTAAAATCGAAAACCTTTCAAGCCTTCTGACAAGCTCACAAGACACTCAAGAAGAAGCTAAAAAAAAGAAATTCACGCGTCGCCAGTGCATTACTTTTCATTCAGGAGCTCGTGAATTCGGTCTTAATCTTTCGGCCATTCGAGAAATCATTCGTGTGCCCGAGATCAAACGAAGCTCTTTGCAAGTCAGTAACTGCCTAGGGGTAGTGAGCTTGCGGGGAGTGGTCATTCCGGTTTTGGATTTTAAAAAATTCCTGCAAGTTGGCGAGGACCAGGTCACTGACCCCGAAGACCGCCGTATTATCATTATGAAAGTCCAAGAATTCTATGTGGGCTTCTTAGTTGATTCGGTTGATAGCATTCGCACGTACTTCGAAGAGGACTTGCTGCCGATTCCTATGTTTAAACAAGAAAAGGCCAACATGATGCGTGGAATGCTTTCCACGTCCGCAACGAACAACGTTTTGTTATTAGCCGAAGATCAGCTTTTGACCGAAGACGAAGTGAACGAGTTCACGCGCGGTCACAGTGCACTATATGCGAAAGGCGAAAAGACGTTAGAAAAAGACTCTGGTGGCGAACGCCATCCTTATATTTCCTTTAAGCTTGAGTACATGCTTTCAACAAGACTGTCATCTGTGCACGAAATCGCTAACATCACCGAGGACATGGTTAAGCCTCCAGGTTATCCAGATTTTGTGGTGGGAGTGCAACACATGCGCGGCGAAGTTGTGACTCTGGTAGATTTACGCATGTACTATGGTATGAAAGTGACCGGGGACTATTCTAACTCACGAATCCTGATTGTGAAGGGAGCCCAAGGTAAGATTGGTTTGTTGGTGGACTCGGTTGAATCGATTGATACTGTGGATGAGTCAAAAAAGATTCAGATCCCAAGTCTCTTCGCTCGCGATGCCATTACCGCATTACGCGGCGATATCGGGCAGATCATCGAGATGCCTGACCTGACCGGCAAGAAGAAAATCTTCATGGTTTTGGACATGCCGGAGGTTCTTAAAAAACTTCTTAATCCCAACGGAACTGCGGCTTGA
- a CDS encoding HlyD family secretion protein, translating to MSSVATPQSAQTYRSLSSKLVPAIVKEKIQQSPLGKINLTPKQQKMAKWGGIAALILISIASYNIFFFESTDDAFVKAHLHTVSPRIIGTVVEVLVQDNQHVKKGDVLVRLDKRDYEVQVKAAQARYGKSHRDLGRFTGFEHLGPSERPVFDQYQADALVSEAELQKAQLQLEYTTIVAPEDGKVGKRNVETGELVQPGQPLLALVEEEPWIEANFKENQVRHFKPGQKVEIKVDAITGKSFEGHLESIAPGSGSTFSLLPPDNATGNFTKIVQRIPVKIVFNKEDLKGYEDKLISGMSTEVSVRIH from the coding sequence ATGTCTTCAGTAGCGACGCCGCAATCGGCTCAAACGTATCGTTCTCTTTCCAGTAAACTTGTTCCTGCGATTGTTAAAGAAAAAATCCAGCAGAGTCCTTTAGGCAAAATAAATCTGACTCCCAAGCAGCAAAAAATGGCGAAATGGGGCGGGATTGCAGCTCTGATTCTTATCTCTATTGCTAGCTACAATATCTTTTTCTTTGAGAGCACCGATGATGCTTTCGTGAAAGCTCACTTGCACACCGTAAGCCCTCGAATCATCGGAACCGTGGTTGAGGTTTTAGTGCAAGACAATCAGCATGTGAAAAAAGGCGACGTGTTGGTGCGCCTTGATAAACGTGATTACGAAGTTCAAGTGAAAGCAGCGCAGGCCCGCTACGGAAAATCTCATCGTGACTTGGGCCGCTTTACAGGCTTTGAGCATTTGGGCCCTTCAGAGCGTCCTGTTTTTGACCAATACCAAGCAGATGCGTTGGTTTCAGAGGCTGAACTTCAAAAAGCTCAACTACAACTTGAATACACGACAATTGTTGCACCGGAAGATGGCAAGGTCGGAAAAAGAAATGTCGAGACAGGTGAGTTGGTGCAGCCGGGACAACCCTTACTTGCGTTGGTAGAAGAGGAACCATGGATTGAAGCGAACTTTAAAGAAAACCAAGTTCGTCATTTTAAGCCGGGCCAAAAAGTTGAAATCAAAGTCGATGCGATTACCGGCAAGTCTTTCGAAGGTCACTTAGAAAGTATCGCTCCGGGTTCAGGTTCTACGTTTTCCTTACTTCCCCCTGATAATGCGACTGGTAACTTTACTAAAATCGTCCAACGTATTCCTGTGAAAATTGTATTTAATAAAGAAGATTTGAAAGGCTACGAAGATAAGCTGATTTCCGGCATGTCCACAGAAGTCTCCGTTAGAATTCACTAA
- a CDS encoding DHA2 family efflux MFS transporter permease subunit has protein sequence MSADVAHGSSAEPKMTFKAWLAVFGAVLGAFMAILDIQITNASIRDITGGLGATLEEGSWISTSYLVAEIVIIPISGWLTRVFSLRTYLTWTSVLFLIFSVACGLAWNLESMIVFRALQGATGGALIPLAFQVILRMPPSKRNIGMAMFAITATFAPAIGPTVGGYLTQMFHWSVVFYMNLIPGIFLMIAIYFGIDKAPKQLELLKQVDRWGILTMAIGLSSLTIFLEEGERKDWFNSTTIIWLGIFAVVFLVAFLIIELRIKNPFINLRLLLQKNFGFGCLVNFVVGLAMYGALYLLPLYLATIQGYNSVDIGRTMMWAGIPQLLILPFVPKILARVDARWLAFIGINIFGISCLMNSHMTADVGYDQLMWSQIVRAMGQPLLMIPLSTITTGLVAAQDVGSASGLFNMLRNLGGSVGIALLGTMMSHREKFHSAMLTEGVSLFHKNTQQRISDLEHLFMSGGADVVTAHQKAIAYLDMLVRKQANLLSFNDCFKTVAIALIASSVLILLCDKVKGGGGGEAH, from the coding sequence ATGTCTGCCGACGTCGCTCATGGTTCAAGCGCTGAACCCAAGATGACATTCAAAGCCTGGCTTGCCGTATTCGGTGCGGTGCTGGGCGCTTTCATGGCGATCCTCGATATTCAAATCACCAATGCCTCGATCCGCGATATCACTGGTGGGTTGGGCGCAACTTTAGAGGAAGGCTCTTGGATTTCGACTTCTTACTTAGTTGCCGAAATCGTAATCATCCCGATCAGTGGTTGGTTGACTCGAGTGTTCTCGCTGCGCACATATCTTACGTGGACGTCTGTGCTGTTTTTGATTTTTTCAGTGGCCTGCGGTCTTGCGTGGAATTTAGAATCCATGATCGTTTTCCGTGCACTTCAAGGTGCAACGGGCGGTGCCCTGATTCCCCTGGCGTTTCAAGTTATTTTAAGAATGCCTCCATCCAAACGTAACATCGGTATGGCGATGTTCGCGATCACGGCGACTTTTGCTCCAGCGATCGGTCCGACAGTGGGAGGGTATCTCACGCAAATGTTCCATTGGTCCGTCGTGTTTTACATGAATTTGATCCCTGGGATCTTTTTGATGATTGCCATTTACTTTGGTATCGACAAAGCTCCCAAGCAATTGGAACTTTTAAAACAAGTAGATCGTTGGGGTATCCTGACGATGGCCATTGGTTTGTCTTCCCTGACGATTTTTTTGGAAGAGGGCGAGCGTAAAGACTGGTTTAATTCCACCACGATTATCTGGTTAGGTATTTTCGCTGTCGTTTTCTTAGTGGCGTTTTTGATAATCGAGCTTAGGATTAAAAATCCATTTATTAATTTGCGCCTCTTGCTGCAAAAAAACTTTGGGTTTGGTTGTCTGGTTAATTTTGTAGTGGGTCTTGCCATGTATGGGGCTCTTTACCTCTTGCCTTTGTATCTGGCGACAATTCAAGGTTACAACTCGGTGGATATCGGGCGCACGATGATGTGGGCGGGGATTCCACAGCTTTTGATTTTACCATTCGTCCCTAAAATCTTGGCCCGCGTTGATGCCAGATGGTTGGCTTTTATCGGTATTAATATTTTCGGCATCAGCTGCTTGATGAACAGCCATATGACGGCCGACGTGGGATATGATCAATTAATGTGGTCACAGATCGTGCGCGCCATGGGGCAACCATTATTGATGATTCCACTTTCGACTATTACTACCGGTCTGGTGGCGGCTCAAGATGTGGGATCTGCTTCGGGACTTTTCAATATGCTTCGCAACCTGGGCGGCTCTGTGGGAATTGCGCTATTGGGTACGATGATGAGTCATCGCGAAAAATTTCACTCTGCGATGCTTACTGAAGGCGTCAGCCTTTTTCATAAAAACACGCAACAACGTATTTCCGATCTCGAGCATTTATTCATGAGTGGCGGAGCCGATGTCGTGACTGCTCATCAAAAAGCAATTGCGTATCTTGATATGTTAGTTCGCAAACAAGCCAACCTGCTTAGCTTCAATGACTGCTTTAAGACAGTTGCAATAGCTTTGATCGCAAGCTCAGTTTTGATTCTTCTTTGCGATAAAGTGAAGGGCGGCGGTGGCGGTGAAGCTCACTAA
- a CDS encoding NTP transferase domain-containing protein produces MSRVSCVLLTSKNSSRLSVLQTALEVLNIPFEEMITVVGNHNESLAYDLRDLPLKVVLNLDLVADIHTLIRTGLSPLRKYYDGVFVCFADHPDLDVNVMIEMIKQFDLHEGKKIVHLKLHECGKDPILVPREFIPEILQHEDGDFDCSYLMQQYPARLAALEMPRLKPLPEIQAADDFSMIMVAQHG; encoded by the coding sequence ATGAGTCGCGTATCGTGCGTTTTGTTAACGTCTAAAAATTCATCTCGTTTAAGTGTGCTTCAAACCGCACTAGAGGTTCTCAATATTCCCTTTGAGGAAATGATCACAGTCGTGGGGAACCATAACGAATCCCTCGCTTATGATCTGCGTGATTTACCCTTGAAAGTCGTCCTCAATCTGGATCTTGTGGCAGATATTCATACGCTGATCCGCACGGGGCTCTCTCCTTTAAGAAAATACTATGATGGCGTTTTTGTCTGCTTTGCAGATCATCCTGATTTAGACGTGAATGTGATGATCGAAATGATCAAACAGTTCGATCTGCATGAGGGGAAAAAGATTGTCCACTTAAAGCTTCATGAATGTGGCAAAGATCCCATCTTGGTGCCTCGGGAGTTTATTCCAGAAATTCTGCAGCATGAAGATGGCGATTTCGATTGCTCTTATCTGATGCAGCAATATCCGGCCCGTCTTGCGGCTTTGGAAATGCCTCGTCTGAAACCGTTGCCAGAAATTCAGGCAGCGGATGACTTCTCGATGATTATGGTAGCACAACATGGGTAA
- a CDS encoding XdhC family protein, with product MGNSSFENDTFGFVPATREEILQVEIPAKYAATARVLAASYGWSLHVSETLEDDDIQFADVLIQMADEVSRKRHTRLQSLRESKEIGVPWVEQPLLKTKRCLLMGRTPVTESLERHLMLLNFSSRIEEDYDRLAFSSHDIVIVSGTSPRDLDLVANALFARCSHVAMVCDQEKALKVIKHLNRSSEKIGYQPLYVPAGMDIRATNPDEIALSIVVELLFRGTL from the coding sequence ATGGGTAATAGTTCTTTTGAAAATGACACTTTCGGTTTTGTTCCGGCAACTCGCGAAGAAATTCTGCAAGTTGAGATACCGGCGAAATATGCAGCGACGGCCCGGGTCTTAGCTGCATCTTACGGTTGGAGTTTGCATGTCAGTGAAACCCTGGAGGACGATGATATTCAGTTTGCCGATGTTCTTATTCAAATGGCTGACGAGGTTTCCAGAAAACGACATACTCGTTTGCAGAGCTTGCGCGAATCTAAAGAGATCGGCGTACCGTGGGTGGAGCAACCGTTGCTTAAAACAAAACGCTGCCTCTTGATGGGCCGAACGCCGGTGACTGAGAGTCTAGAGCGACACTTAATGCTTTTAAATTTCAGCAGTCGTATCGAAGAGGACTATGACCGTCTTGCATTTTCCTCCCATGACATTGTCATTGTCTCTGGGACCTCGCCCCGTGATCTGGATTTAGTGGCAAATGCTCTTTTTGCTCGCTGTTCTCACGTGGCAATGGTTTGTGATCAAGAGAAAGCCTTAAAGGTTATAAAACATTTAAATCGCTCTTCTGAAAAAATAGGCTATCAGCCATTGTATGTGCCTGCAGGGATGGATATTCGTGCCACTAATCCGGATGAGATCGCTTTAAGCATTGTTGTCGAATTGCTGTTCCGGGGAACTCTTTAA
- a CDS encoding BON domain-containing protein — MQNRSNRNENRRPYSSQGSYSSRNESSWGRGDGNRNSNFSSYNEDENARDYNMEGGSTSSPRRDWDYEGGTHRSQGRGNRNDNRYGSERYGQMNEDRYANNWQATSDYDSGRNTSRDFNMRDREEHMDQDRYGRNGGYFSSNTGRGSSSSGGYGRNYESSRFNEDRESDSSPSYGSSRGDYSSQNYSDRDYSGSQSYSGRGDRFQESNYGSGANSRSYGRTESSRGTSFEGRGPKSYTRSDDRIKEDVCDMLTRHSEIDANDIEVEVKNGEVTLSGSVSERRMKHMAEDLAERVSSVKDVTNNIRVQRESTHDWSSQTDKESDSSEQSASAKGGSAGKRGSASQSTSSSTSAGTGTTQNPNH; from the coding sequence ATGCAAAACAGATCCAACAGAAATGAAAATCGTCGTCCCTATTCATCCCAAGGTTCTTATTCTTCCCGAAATGAATCTTCATGGGGCCGCGGCGATGGCAATCGCAATAGCAACTTTTCTAGTTATAACGAAGACGAAAACGCTCGTGACTATAACATGGAAGGCGGTTCAACTTCTAGCCCGCGTCGTGATTGGGATTATGAAGGCGGTACACATCGCTCGCAAGGTCGTGGAAACAGAAACGACAACCGTTATGGTTCCGAACGCTATGGTCAGATGAATGAAGATCGTTATGCCAATAACTGGCAAGCGACAAGTGACTATGATTCCGGTCGCAACACAAGCCGTGATTTCAATATGCGCGACCGTGAGGAGCATATGGACCAGGATCGCTACGGAAGAAATGGCGGTTATTTCAGCAGCAACACAGGACGTGGTAGTAGCTCGAGTGGCGGTTATGGTCGCAACTATGAAAGTTCTCGCTTCAACGAAGACAGAGAATCCGATTCGTCACCAAGCTATGGCAGCTCGCGCGGCGATTATAGCAGCCAAAACTATTCAGACCGCGATTACAGTGGTTCACAATCTTACTCAGGCCGCGGGGACCGCTTCCAAGAAAGCAACTATGGCTCTGGTGCTAACTCCCGCAGCTATGGTCGCACTGAATCGTCACGTGGTACGTCCTTTGAGGGTCGCGGTCCTAAATCTTACACTCGCTCTGACGACCGTATTAAAGAAGACGTTTGTGATATGCTCACTCGCCATTCCGAAATCGATGCTAATGACATCGAAGTCGAAGTAAAAAATGGTGAAGTCACTTTATCCGGTTCAGTAAGTGAACGTCGTATGAAACACATGGCTGAAGATTTGGCGGAACGTGTTTCTTCGGTAAAAGACGTCACAAACAATATCCGCGTTCAAAGAGAATCAACTCATGATTGGTCTTCTCAAACAGATAAAGAATCGGATTCTTCTGAGCAAAGTGCGTCTGCGAAAGGCGGTTCTGCGGGAAAGCGCGGAAGCGCTAGTCAAAGCACCAGCTCCAGCACTAGCGCGGGAACAGGTACGACACAGAATCCAAATCACTAA
- a CDS encoding amidohydrolase family protein, with translation MRWKILLVLGAILFGACTHKNVASSLSGDDLIILKGARLIDGLGAPARDNVNIILRHDRILAIQDAMEPVPEKAKVLELQGKTIIPALMSSHVHLGMTNGVEAGSRQVTEENDLRQLYKFSKYGVAGVLSLGTDLDFIYKIRENSQRVDSTLPLVLTAGRGFGVPGGAPPATMGIDQVYRPKNAAEAKKQVAELASKKPNVIKIWVDDFDHSMKKKMEPEIYRAIIQEAHAHKIPVAAHVYYLADAKLLAQEGVDIFAHSVRDQAVDMELISLMKLHNTAYIPTLALDDAFFVYAEKPSWMRESFFQGALDPGVEQWLQKSYKPKSSSRDDLKMAQQNAMALFKSGIVIGLGTDSGANQMRIQGFAEHRELQLLVEAGFTPLEAIRIGTVNNANIMGIAKDYAGIAPNMKANLLVLDADPSEDITNTQKIHSVIINGKLIERR, from the coding sequence ATGCGCTGGAAGATTTTACTAGTTTTGGGAGCGATTCTTTTTGGGGCGTGCACTCATAAAAATGTGGCAAGTTCTTTATCAGGAGATGACCTAATAATTCTTAAAGGAGCTCGTCTGATAGATGGTCTCGGAGCGCCAGCTCGAGACAACGTCAATATCATCCTTCGTCATGATCGCATCCTTGCAATTCAAGATGCAATGGAGCCGGTGCCTGAAAAGGCTAAAGTGCTAGAACTTCAGGGTAAAACCATCATACCTGCATTGATGTCCTCACATGTGCACTTGGGTATGACAAATGGAGTGGAGGCTGGCTCCCGCCAAGTCACCGAGGAAAACGACTTACGTCAGCTCTATAAATTCTCAAAATATGGCGTAGCGGGTGTTTTGTCGTTGGGAACAGATTTGGATTTTATTTATAAAATTCGCGAAAACAGTCAAAGAGTCGACAGTACTTTGCCCTTGGTTTTGACAGCGGGAAGGGGATTTGGCGTTCCCGGTGGAGCACCACCCGCGACCATGGGAATCGATCAAGTCTACCGCCCTAAAAACGCGGCAGAAGCAAAAAAGCAAGTGGCAGAGCTTGCATCTAAAAAACCCAACGTAATTAAAATCTGGGTGGACGACTTTGATCACTCCATGAAAAAGAAAATGGAGCCCGAAATTTATCGCGCGATTATTCAGGAAGCCCATGCACATAAGATTCCGGTCGCAGCCCACGTTTATTATTTAGCTGACGCTAAATTATTGGCCCAGGAGGGGGTCGATATATTTGCCCACAGTGTGCGTGATCAGGCCGTTGATATGGAGCTGATCTCATTAATGAAGCTTCATAATACAGCATATATTCCGACGCTGGCTTTAGATGATGCTTTTTTCGTCTATGCCGAAAAGCCCTCGTGGATGCGTGAAAGTTTCTTCCAAGGTGCTTTGGACCCAGGTGTGGAGCAATGGCTTCAAAAAAGTTACAAACCAAAGTCTTCGTCGCGCGATGATTTAAAGATGGCGCAACAAAATGCTATGGCCCTGTTTAAATCAGGAATTGTGATTGGTCTGGGAACAGATTCGGGAGCCAATCAAATGCGCATTCAAGGTTTTGCCGAACACAGAGAGCTGCAATTGCTTGTCGAGGCGGGCTTCACTCCCTTAGAAGCCATTCGTATCGGGACCGTTAATAACGCGAATATCATGGGCATTGCCAAAGACTATGCGGGGATTGCACCCAATATGAAAGCGAATCTTTTGGTGCTGGATGCAGACCCTTCGGAAGACATCACGAACACTCAAAAGATTCACTCGGTCATAATAAACGGAAAACTTATCGAAAGACGTTAA